The Schizosaccharomyces pombe strain 972h- genome assembly, chromosome: I genome contains a region encoding:
- the gid4 gene encoding Vid24 family vesicle protein, protein MKGCSFLRNGAKFQGKQKGVSSSTLEVHVTILHVNLAKSMLCGFIHVSYTSPNNTSLTTYFEAEIIGNRFTFETKWPEWGASEEIDNRHWKRLGALKSNGKDIPLRLIQPYDPLSRETVYMRWKELAMLDKTVDYQNHNQSFPFGISYEGFYYISFSQSTGKIKGYYYHHSEPEKVLFLELNPIIDRTFPVIEFQ, encoded by the coding sequence ATGAAAGGATGTTCATTTCTTAGAAATGGTGCAAAATTTCAAGGAAAACAGAAGGGTGTAAGCAGCTCAACTTTGGAAGTCCATGTTACAATATTACATGTCAATCTTGCTAAATCGATGTTATGTGGGTTTATTCACGTAAGTTATACAAGTCCGAATAACACCTCCTTGACTACTTACTTCGAAGCGGAAATAATCGGCAATAGATTCACTTTTGAAACCAAATGGCCTGAATGGGGAGCTTCTGAGGAAATTGATAACAGGCACTGGAAACGCCTAGGAGCCCTTAAAAGTAATGGTAAAGATATTCCACTTCGACTAATACAACCATATGATCCGTTAAGTCGTGAAACAGTTTACATGCGTTGGAAAGAGCTTGCGATGCTTGATAAAACAGTCGATTATCAAAATCACAACCAAAGCTTTCCTTTTGGAATCAGTTATGAAGGTTTTTActatatttcattttcacaAAGCACTGGGAAAATCAAAGGATATTATTATCATCATTCCGAACCAGAAAAGGTTCTCTTCTTAGAGCTGAACCCTATAATTGATCGTACATTTCCGGTCATTGAATTTcagtga
- the wis4 gene encoding MAP kinase kinase kinase Wis4 — protein MGLEHTFYPAEDRFEPLLEHSEPVNFVPKENAKSYVRQGFASPHQSLMDNLVDSTESTKRSENFVSHIPLTPSHSGQSEKLMSTRTSHSPYISPTMSYTNHSPANLTRNSSFNHQHYSTTLRSPPSMRGRGIDVNSSHYPHISRPRTSSDSQKMYTRAPVDYYYIQENPYFNNIDQDSISDKSLPSTNQSLHHSEEDTESDNDFSESIHPEFDIDVFYKVSNILYDESDLQDPEKRERLEWHSMLSSVLKGDVMQTEKRRLRLTEPDGHSGTYISEVWLGLQAWLHGRLNADQAEVIRKSREGVEPVLREVIDFQIQDEETTKPPLEQVTEILEKVEQCKQFYISSREMEENVPLSASKEFNYKLNALISWSNVMESIQVETLVLQKWVGNDEFDLTMRTPQFNYDGVENTSSFVERIFRQSGLQRTFEQRTLTTLNRIIHQAKQTISENAQAFEEMKLPTYEDKLLPLVRFPIKLLEEALRLRLAYAKKIKGPNFLIVDSMLDDFKIALSVAVRIKREYIKIASPSPGWSLPTNVDEDYDNVLLDSLKFYFKLLTLKLSSGNKNLYFKEIDFLENEWAFLNEHIYWINGGDIHMAGQFSYLSNSLLLNVHRYVESHLNGPTERTAASLTNWYSTLLKNTQIRFRKILRFSETLNSRFENASDFVISEGHLPDLVNRLSTTGHFLAYTANLERDGVFVIADHTLSENPEALKALLFSKDISNLETIQQNCSYVLILCPVHPIVWKGRIEKVDVPDFSVDLKTNRVRIIASNKREHLQAAKSVFQSISGDLVTLAVECRSSITRVYKEFIRLSKLCMRISSTVVDCVSAVREACSGVNCHDLIYHVFSFAAEFGQRILRFLSFDSYWQTKLKRKITSLAVEWISFICDECDLMDRKTFRWGVGALEFLMLMIRGNNILLIDDAMFLKIREKVGKSMAFLLTHFDVLGAKSKVAAKLQRESTEVSSSPRLTSFGDVEEEALSIQLLQKETMLRIDELEIERNNTLLERLAIGHVLDDSVFRNRDFIKLASSFSNITIRWQQGHFVRSGMFGDVYTGVNMETGDLLAVKEIKLQDSRTFRSTVDQIHNEMTVLERLNHPNVVTYYGVEVHREKVYIFMEFCQGGSLADLLAHGRIEDENVLKVYVVQLLEGLAYIHSQHILHRDIKPANILLDHRGMIKYSDFGSALYVSPPTDPEVRYEDIQPELQHLAGTPMYMAPEIILGTKKGDFGAMDIWSLGCVILEMMTGSTPWSEMDNEWAIMYHVAAMHTPSIPQNEKISSLARDFIEQCFERDPEQRPRAVDLLTHPWITDFRKKTIITMPPATITKKTSLSHTITEEKTAQLLAGRHDDSKAETDSLAASYKEESALPVASNVGLRQPNELRIDSINLPPAIVTPDTINYSVD, from the coding sequence ATGGGGCTAGAGCATACTTTCTATCCAGCCGAAGACAGGTTTGAACCGTTGTTGGAACATTCAGAACCTGTAAACTTTGTGCCGAAAGAAAATGCTAAAAGTTATGTTCGACAGGGCTTTGCATCACCGCATCAATCTTTGATGGATAACCTCGTGGATAGCACGGAAAGCACGAAACGATCTGAAAACTTTGTCTCACACATACCATTGACTCCTTCTCATTCTGGTCAAAgtgaaaaattaatgagTACTCGTACCTCTCATAGCCCTTATATCTCTCCAACCATGAGCTACACTAATCATTCACCTGCGAATTTAACTAgaaattcttcttttaatcaCCAACATTATTCCACCACGCTCAGGTCTCCACCTAGCATGCGGGGCCGAGGCATAGATGTTAATTCTTCTCATTACCCTCATATATCTCGTCCTCGTACCAGCTCTGATTCTCAGAAAATGTACACACGAGCTCCTGTGGATTATTATTACATACAAGAGAATCCatattttaacaatattGATCAGGATTCCATCAGCGATAAGTCATTACCTTCCACTAATCAATCCCTCCATCATTCAGAAGAAGATACTGAATCCGATAACGATTTTTCAGAGAGTATACATCCCGAGTTTGATATTGATGTATTTTATAAAGTTTCTAATATCCTTTATGATGAGTCTGATCTACAAGATCCGGAAAAAAGAGAACGTTTAGAATGGCATAGTATGCTGTCTTCAGTTTTGAAAGGAGACGTTATGCAAACGGAGAAACGAAGGCTTCGTTTAACGGAGCCCGATGGGCATAGTGGTACATATATAAGTGAAGTTTGGCTTGGTTTACAAGCCTGGCTCCATGGTCGTCTGAACGCTGATCAGGCTGAAGTTATTCGAAAGAGCAGAGAAGGTGTTGAGCCTGTACTTCGGGAGGttattgattttcaaatacaAGATGAAGAAACCACCAAGCCTCCATTAGAGCAAGTCACTGAAATATTAGAAAAGGTTGAACAGTGCAAACAGTTCTATATATCTTCTAGAgaaatggaagaaaatgttCCTTTATCTGCCTCAAAAGAATTCAACTACAAACTGAACGCGCTTATATCTTGGAGCAATGTCATGGAGAGTATTCAAGTGGAAACACTTgttcttcaaaaatggGTCGGAAACGATGAATTTGACTTAACTATGAGGACTCCTCAATTTAATTATGATGGTGTCGAAAATACTTCATCTTTTGTTGAGCGAATTTTTAGACAATCTGGTTTGCAAAGGACATTCGAACAACGCACATTGACGACTTTAAACAGAATTATTCATCAAGCTAAGCAAACAATTTCCGAAAATGCTCAAGCTTTTGAGGAAATGAAACTTCCTACCTACGAAGATAAATTGCTACCTCTCGTGCGTTTTCCTATTAAGTTGTTGGAAGAGGCGCTTCGTCTTCGCCTGGCATACGccaagaaaattaaaggacctaattttttaattgtagATTCTATGTTAGATGATTTCAAAATCGCGTTGTCTGTGGCAGTACGCATAAAGCGCGAATACATAAAAATTGCGAGCCCATCACCGGGTTGGAGTTTACCAACAAATGTGGATGAAGATTATGATAACGTGTTACTTGACTCcttgaaattttactttaaaCTTCTTACTTTGAAACTAAGTTCAGGGAACAAGAATCTATATTTTAAGGAAATCGactttttggaaaatgagtgggcatttttaaatgaacaCATCTATTGGATCAATGGTGGTGATATTCATATGGCTGGACAATTTAGTTACCTATCAAATAGTCTGTTGCTTAATGTTCATCGTTATGTGGAGTCGCATCTCAATGGACCAACAGAACGTACTGCCGCCTCACTTACTAATTGGTATTCGACACTTCTTAAAAACACTCAAATTCGTTTTCGAAAAATACTTCGTTTTTCAGAAACCCTTAATTCTCGATTTGAAAATGCCTCAGATTTTGTGATTAGTGAAGGGCATTTACCTGACTTAGTAAATCGGTTGTCTACTACTGGTCATTTTTTAGCTTATACAGCCAATTTAGAGAGAGACGGAGTATTTGTCATAGCTGATCACACTTTATCCGAAAACCCAGAAGCACTGAAGGCCTTACTTTTTAGTAAAGATATATCTAACCTTGAAACGATACAACAAAATTGCTCCTATGTTCTCATTTTATGTCCCGTTCATCCGATAGTTTGGAAGGGAAGGATTGAAAAAGTGGACGTTCCTGATTTTTCAGTTGATTTGAAAACTAATAGAGTTAGAATTATCGCATCTAACAAACGAGAGCATTTGCAAGCTGCGAAATCTGTTTTTCAGAGCATAAGCGGCGACCTCGTAACACTCGCAGTTGAATGCCGATCGAGCATAACTCGAGTTTACAAAGAATTTATTCGTCTGAGCAAGTTATGTATGCGAATATCTTCTACGGTAGTGGATTGTGTATCTGCAGTACGTGAGGCATGTTCAGGAGTTAATTGTCACGATCTGATTTATCAcgtattttcttttgccGCCGAATTTGGGCAGCGTATTTTGCGGTTTTTGAGTTTCGATTCATATTGGCAAACGAAGCTAAAGCGGAAAATTACCAGTCTTGCTGTTGAATGGATTTCATTCATTTGCGACGAATGCGATTTGATGGATAGAAAAACTTTTCGCTGGGGAGTTGGAGCCTTAGAGTTCTTAATGCTAATGATCCGTGgaaacaatattttactGATTGATGATGCGatgtttttaaagattAGGGAAAAAGTTGGCAAGTCTATGGCTTTTCTGTTAACGCATTTCGATGTTTTGGGTGCAAAATCAAAAGTAGCTGCAAAATTACAAAGAGAGTCGACCGAGGTATCATCGTCTCCAAGACTCACTAGCTTTGGAGATGTAGAGGAGGAAGCTTTGAGCATCCAGCTACTTCAGAAAGAAACAATGCTACGTATTGATGAACTGGAGATTGAAAGAAACAATACCTTACTTGAGCGCTTGGCTATCGGACATGTTTTGGATGATTCTGTTTTTCGTAATCGGGACTTTATTAAACTTGcgtcttcattttcaaacattACCATACGTTGGCAGCAAGGGCACTTTGTTCGCAGTGGAATGTTTGGAGATGTTTATACCGGTGTGAACATGGAAACGGGGGACTTGTTGGCTgtcaaagaaattaaacTTCAAGATTCTCGTACTTTTAGAAGCACAGTTGATCAAATCCATAACGAAATGACTGTCTTGGAAAGACTCAATCATCCTAATGTTGTGACATATTATGGTGTAGAAGTTCACAGGGAGaaagtatatatatttatggaGTTTTGTCAAGGTGGCTCACTTGCCGACTTGCTTGCTCATGGACGTattgaagatgaaaatgTTCTCAAAGTTTATGTAGTTCAGCTTTTGGAAGGATTGGCATATATACATTCCCAACACATTTTACATCGTGATATCAAACCCGCTAATATTTTGCTGGATCATCGCGGAATGATAAAATACAGTGATTTTGGATCCGCTTTGTACGTCTCTCCGCCAACTGATCCAGAAGTACGGTACGAAGACATACAACCAGAGTTGCAGCATTTGGCAGGTACTCCAATGTATATGGCCCCGGAAATTATATTGGGAACCAAAAAAGGTGATTTTGGAGCGATGGACATATGGAGTTTAGGTTGTGTTATACTCGAAATGATGACGGGTTCAACACCTTGGAGTGAAATGGATAATGAATGGGCCATTATGTACCATGTTGCGGCAATGCATACGCCATCAATTCCCcagaatgaaaaaatatctaGTCTGGCTAGAGACTTTATAGAACAATGCTTTGAGCGTGATCCTGAACAACGGCCAAGGGCAGTAGATTTATTGACACACCCCTGGATTACTGACTTCCGCAAAAAGACAATAATAACTATGCCCCCCGCCActattacaaaaaagacCAGCCTTTCTCATACTAtaacagaagaaaaaacagCACAATTGCTTGCCGGAAGGCATGACGATTCCAAGGCTGAAACAGATAGCTTAGCTGCATCTTACAAAGAAGAGTCTGCTCTTCCAGTAGCAAGCAACGTTGGCCTAAGACAACCTAATGAACTACGCATTGATTCCATTAACTTACCGCCAGCTATTGTTACCCCAGACACAATAAACTATAGTGTTGACTAA
- the rpl3001 gene encoding 60S ribosomal protein eL30, protein MASVVTKKSKKSGDTINAKLALTMKSGKYVLGYKSTLKTLRSGKAKLILIAGNCPPLRKSELEYYAMLSKANVHHYAGTNIDLGTACGKLFRVGVLAITDAGDSDILDA, encoded by the exons atggcATCTGTGGTTACCAAGAAGTCTAAAAAGAGCGGAGACACTATCAACGCCAAGCTTGCACTTACCATGAAGAGTGGCAAGTATGTCTTGGGTTACAAGTCTACTTTGAAGACCCTCCGCTCTGGTAAGGCTAAGCTCATTTTGATTGCCGGTAACTGCCCTCCTCTTCGCAAGTCAGAGCTTGAGTACTATGCCATGCTTTCTAAGGCAAATGTTCACCATTACGCTGGCACTAA CATTGATCTTGGTACTGCTTGCGGTAAACTTTTCAGAGTTGGTGTTTTGGCCATTACCGATGCCGGTGACTCTGACATCTTGGACGCTTAG
- the oxa101 gene encoding translocase Oxa101 codes for MLHFLIRPSTRCAGSPHFNSTSSFLRKRLQSKTILSKRLGFQFRPSSTNVLAEVSTATSGFNPSWWPYALIQNTAYTINVYAGAPWWVSIILTTLGVRLALTPVMIASFRNSTKLSVIQPEMKKELEAIKTAKLDNDQLALNQHSIALRGIYLKHNVNPFAIFILPLTQSAVFFSFFYAIRKMSRLSVDGFTTGGLAWFKDLSIPDPYCILPIINAGLMFSGMQMNRANTASTIGNSTNWRTFFFLCCLLSPLLTAKLPAAIFMYWIPSSLFNIVQGYILKNPVVRSKLGFAPLPSIIEKQPSGFTLITNPIKSLKEFYKGVRDGFKTQYEQLQKDVSRRAVATTSASTIRPNSHYKKLKELNRSKKNSKKQSN; via the exons ATGTTACATTTTCTAATTAGACCTTCAAC GCGATGCGCTGGAAGCCCCCATTTTAACTCCACTTCTAGTTTTCTGAGAAAAAGATTACAATCTAAAACTATTCTATCAAAAAGATTGGGGTTTCAATTTCGACCCTCTTCTACCAATGTACTCGCTGAAGTTAGTACAGCTACTTCTGGGTTCAACCCATCGTGGTGGCCTTATGCTCTAATCCAAAATACTGCTTACACGATTAATGTATATGCAGGAGCTCCTTGGTGGGTTTCTATCATACTCACAACTTTGGGGGTTCGTTTGGCCCTTACTCCAGTTATGATAGCTTCATTTCGTAATAGCACGAAGCTGTCCGTTATACAGCCTgagatgaaaaaagaactaGAGGCGATTAAAACAGCAAAACTGGATAATGATCAGCTTGCTTTAAATCAACATAGCATTGCCTTGCGAGGCATATATTTAAAGCACAATGTTAATCCTTTTGCTATATTTATTCTTCCTTTGACCCAGAGTGCCGTTttctttagttttttttatgcaaTTAGAAAGATGTCTCGTTTGTCGGTAGACGGTTTTACCACTGGAGGACTTGCATGGTTTAAAGATTTGTCAATACCTGATCCTTATTGCATTCTTCCCATTATTAATGCCGGACTTATGTTTTCTGGAATGCAGATGAATCGTGCAAATACTGCATCTACTATAGGGAATTCTACCAACTGGagaacttttttctttttgtgcTGTCTTTTAAGCCCTCTCTTAACTGCTAAACTTCCAGCC GCAATATTTATGTATTGGATACCCAGCAGTCTGTTTAATATAGTGCAAGGTtatattctaaaaaatccCGTTGTTCGAAGTAAACTTGGCTTCGCTCCGCTACCATCAATAATAGAAAAGCAACCTTCAGGCTTTACTTTGATTACAAACCCTATTAAATCCTTAAAAGAGTTTTACAAAGGAGTTCGTGACGGTTTTAAAACTCAGTATGAGCAATTGCAGAAGGATGTATCAAGACGAGCTGTTGCTACTACTTCAGCTTCAACCATTCGACCTAATTCTCATTATAAAAAGCTCAAGGAACTTAACCGTAGTAagaaaaattcaaagaagCAAAGTAActga
- the aip1 gene encoding actin cortical patch component Aip1 yields the protein MSSQLKSTWAPVPSTKPSQPCKIGTDFKGERIVYPANKAIIIREIEKQENCFQYNEHTAPTTVARFSPSGYYVASGDNQGNVRIWDCAGEDKILKNQVTAISGRITDLDWDGDSQRIIAVGEGKERYGHAFTADSGNSVGEIFGHSSVVNAVSLRKSRPFRAATASDDNSINFFHGTPYRFNRSLRVHSKFVYDVRYSPNDERFASAGADGKVYVFDGKTGDQVYEIDAHKGSIFSISWSPDSSQFVTSSAGYSCKIWDANTGSLIREWLSSDKKQLVGTVWPTKDLIIVVNSKGNLTYLNPSDCKVIDTIYGHQRSITAATLSPDATHFYTASYDGTVLSWDIGKQKAFPLVGESHTNQVMQMIMADDHVITIGMDDTLRVIDIKQGCFAKDNVFPTGYQPIGVCSVEDCLILVTVSDIQVLRSLTGVSTAKTIYQPSAVASHPLKSEFCVGGEDCCVYIHTLEKGELCEVAQCKDSTAPITCLAYSPDGKYLACGDASGKVVLYDANSREVITSRWAFHTGRILGMSWNAKSTHLATASLDTNIHIYSVERPMKYIAMKNAHSLGATQVEWVSENELLSTGSDAAIKVWSVTF from the exons ATGTCTTCTCAGTTAAAATCAACTTGGGCGCCAGTTCCTTCAACAAAACCTTCACAGCCTTGTAAAATTGGCACTGATTTTAAAGGTGAAAGGATTGTTTATCCC GCTAACAAAGCGATAATAATTCGTGAAATTGAGAAACAGGAAAACTGCTTTCAATATAATGAGCATACTGCTCCTACAACTGTAGCACGATTTAGCCCTTCTGGATATTATGTAGCTTCTGGCG ACAATCAAGGTAACGTCCGCATATGGGATTGTGCTGGAgaagataaaattttaaagaaccAAGTTACTGCTATTAGCGGACGAATTACTGATTTAGACTGGG ACGGAGACAGTCAGAGAATAATAGCTGTTGGTGAGGGTAAAGAGCG ATATGGACACGCGTTCACCGCTGACTCTGGTAATTCTGTTGGTGAA ATTTTTGGACATTCGAGCGTAGTGAATGCTGTTTCTTTGCGCAAGAGTAGACCGTTCCGTGCTGCTACTGCATCTGATGATAATTccatcaatttttttcacgGTACTCCTTATAGATTCAACCGAAGTTTACGCGTTCACTCCAAATTCGTTTATGATGTCCGTTACTCTCCTAACGATGAAAGATTTGCTTCAGCTGGAGCCGACGGTAAGGTTTATGTTTTCGACGGGAAAACAGGAGATCAGGTCTATGAAATTGATGCTCATAAGGGGTCCATTTTCTCTATTTCTTGGTCTCCAGATTCATCTCAATTTGTCACATCTTCTGCGGGTTACAGTTGCAAAATATGGGATGCTAATACCGGCTCCCTAATTCGCGAATGGCTTTCGTCGGACAAGAAGCAATTAGTTGGAACAGTTTGGCCAACTAAAGACCTAATAATAGTTGTTAACTCAAAGGGAAACTTAACATATCTAAATCCTTCGGACTGTAAGGTAATTGATACAATTTACGGACACCAACGCTCTATCACTGCCGCTACACTTTCACCTGATGCTACCCATTTTTATACTGCCTCATATGATGGTACTGTTCTTTCATGGGATATCGGCAAACAGAAAGCATTCCCTTTGGTTGGTGAAAGTCATACCAATCAAGTCATGCAAATGATAATGGCTGATGACCATGTTATCACCATTGGCATGGATGACACGTTAAGGGTAATCGATATCAAGCAAGGGTGTTTCGCGAAAGATAATGTTTTTCCAACTGGCTACCAACCTATTGGCGTATGCTCGGTTGAAGACTGTTTGATTTTGGTAACGGTTTCGGATATCCAAGTCCTCCGTAGTCTTACTGGTGTTTCTACAGCCAAGACTATTTATCAGCCTAGCGCAGTTGCTTCGCATCCCTTAAAAAGTGAATTTTGCGTTGGAGGGGAG GACTGTTGTGTATACATCCATACCCTTGAAAAAGGTGAGCTTTGTGAAGTAGCTCAATGCAAAGATTCAACAGCACCGATTACATGCTTAGCTTACTCTCCGGATGGAAAGTATCTTGCATGTGGTGATGCCTCAGGGAAGGTTGTACTTTATGACGCCAATTCTCGGGAAGTTATTACTTCTCGCTGGGCGTTTCACACTGGCCGTATTCTAGGAATGTCGTGGAATGCAAAATCTACTCATTTAGCGACCGCTTCATTAGACACCAACATTCACATTTATTCAGTAGAACGACCCATGAAATATATTGCGATGAAAAATGCTCACTCATTGGGAGCTACCCAAGTTGAATGGGTTTCTGAAAATGAGCTTTTAAGTACTGGAAGTGATGCTGCAATCAAAGTATGGTCAGTGACCTTTTGA
- the cyk3 gene encoding cytokinesis protein Cyk3 yields the protein MSIPKQLPCMVRALYAWPGEREGDLKFTEGDLIECLSIGDGKWWIGRHINTNTQGIFPSNFVHCLDIPTVRPGSSMSRTSASSFRYSSPQKSSIDTPITSSDQGLTPDLVGSSNALNKPTRESDSLKHQKSHPMLNSLGSSLSLKKSVSRPPSSMSRTNLDVSSRWDNTADNDSQIDAQDLSRSTPSPLRSAMENVLQSLNAMGKKSFSRANSPLLRLTKSTTTSKETDFIPVPPAHGSTSMTSRSKLDDSTDNSSKPRTSLQPGESPMKSSRDISRKPSMASSVLSPSDYFPQHRRFQSAPAPIPRPVSTLIPLTQVRTTASNVIKPRPQTTERPSTAQSFRKGGGFLKKTFKKLLRRGSSKRKPSLQPTPPVSYPAHNVPQKGVRPASPHTLKSVKDDLKRTKTYTKAEFAAKREEIFNKLSMPVYEPLKDLSECIGNVLADGEPVQFSVGTNIHNMNFSAIDKQIRSIIPQRVQVSPAVLAKNYLAPGQTTALAQMRAVFIYISERITFTNQTLDNDELRTSTQVISEGQGTPFEVALLVKEMLQALDLWCEVIEGYLKSPDDIYYTRDININHAWNVVTFDNEVRLIDASFASPTHPQQALKSSSSNDFYFLMKPNECIFTHVPENPDQQFIMPDLSMPIVMALPWVSSVYFTLGLKLRKFNTSILHLNDLEVLQIEFLAPKDIECVAEVDALSALAPTADVSQCYKYTLTQAFWETPDIRVMRVKAVMPANNRAAVLRIYAGRLGVSSPVRTAPHPMAMSLPFVHHGKNKALEFVTRHPVPHCPSVDLYINSPQCGTLHSGVEYKFNVSAYACQPSTSISNTRLAIQTPTGNIVRLREERSGNGVIFFSLSLTINETGEYRALILAEKIGRWVVYATWQAV from the exons ATGTCCATTCCTAAACAACTACCATGCATGGTACGTGCTCTGTATGCATGGCCAGGTGAACGTGAAG gtgatttaaaatttacagAAGGAGATTTAATAGAATGCTTAAGCATAGGTGATGGAAAATGGTGGATTGGCAGACATATCAATACTAATACACAAGGGATATTTCCTAGCAACTTTGTTCACTGTTTAGATATTCCCACGGTACGACCTGGCAGTTCTATGTCAAGAACTAGCGCTTCTAGCTTTAGATATTCTTCTCCTCAAAAAAGCTCTATAGACACCCCAATAACTTCATCTGATCAAGGTCTAACTCCTGATCTCGTTGGAAGCTCAAATGCTTTGAATAAACCAACCCGAGAGAGTGACTCACTAAAACACCAAAAAAGTCACCCCATGCTCAATTCGCTAGGATCAAGTCTGTCACTTAAGAAAAGCGTATCTAGACCGCCATCTTCAATGTCTCGTACCAACTTAGATGTCTCTTCCAGATGGGACAATACAGCCGATAACGACTCTCAGATTGATGCCCAAGATTTAAGTAGATCTACACCTTCCCCTTTAAGAAGTGCTATGGAAAATGTTCTTCAATCGTTAAATGCAATGGgcaaaaaaagttttagtCGAGCGAATTCCCCTCTTTTAAGACTTACGAAAAGCACTACAACTAGCAAAGAAACGGACTTCATTCCTGTCCCTCCTGCACATGGGTCCACAAGTATGACTTCTCGATCCAAGCTGGATGATTCAACAGATAATTCGTCAAAACCAAGAACAAGTTTGCAACCAGGAGAATCACCTATGAAGTCTTCAAGAGATATTTCTAGAAAACCTTCCATGGCTTCATCAGTTTTATCTCCGTCTGATTATTTTCCGCAGCACAGGCGTTTTCAGAGTGCTCCCGCACCTATTCCCAGACCCGTTTCAACATTGATACCACTAACTCAAGTTCGGACCACCGCGTCGAATGTTATAAAGCCAAGACCGCAAACAACGGAGCGACCCTCAACTGCTCAATCGTTTAGAAAAGGTGGtggatttttaaaaaaaactttcaaaaagcttttgcGTCGTGGATCGTCAAAACGTAAGCCCAGTCTCCAACCAACTCCTCCGGTAAGTTATCCGGCGCACAATGTTCCTCAAAAAGGTGTTCGTCCTGCATCGCCTCATACATTAAAATCAGTAAAAGATGATTTGAAACGTACAAAGACATACACGAAAGCCGAGTTTGCGGCGAAACGGGAAGAAATCTTCAATAAGCTTTCGATGCCGGTATATGAACCATTGAAGGATCTCAGTGAATGTATTGGGAATGTTTTAGCCGACGGCGAGCCAGTGCAGTTCTCTGTAGGTACTAATATTCATAACATGAATTTTAGTGCTAttgataaacaaataagGTCAATTATTCCACAACGTGTCCAGGTCAGTCCTGCTGTActtgcaaaaaattatttagcTCCAGGACAAACGACTGCGCTCGCTCAAATGAGAGCCGtctttatatatatttctgAACGTATTACGTTCACTAATCAAACTTTGGACAATGATGAATTACGCACAAGTACACAAGTAATTTCCGAAGGACAGGGAACTCCTTTTGAAGTTGCACTGTTGGTTAAAGAAATGTTGCAAGCACTAGATTTATGGTGTGAGGTTATCGAAGGATATCTTAAATCACCAGATGACATCTATTATACCAGAGATATTAATATAAATCATGCTTGGAATGTTGTTACATTTGACAATGAGGTTCGTCTAATTGATGCTAGTTTTGCCAGTCCAACACACCCACAGCAGGCCTTGAAATCCAGCAGCTCcaatgatttttattttttaatgaaaccAAACGAGTGTATATTTACTCACGTACCTGAGAATCCGGACCAGCAGTTTATAATGCCAGATTTGTCTATGCCTATAGTAATGGCATTACCTTGGGTATCGTCTGTGTATTTTACTTTAGGATTGAAGTTGCGTAAATTCAATACCAGTATTCTACATTTAAATGACCTTGAAGTTTTACAAATCGAATTTTTAGCTCCAAAGGATATTGAATGCGTTGCTGAAGTTGATGCTCTATCTGCTTTAGCACCTACTGCTGATGTTTCACAGTGTTATAAATACACGTTAACACAGGCTTTCTGGGAAACTCCGGATATTCGTGTTATGAGAGTTAAAGCTGTTATGCCTGCTAATAATCGTGCTGCGGTGCTAAGGATATACGCTGGTCGCTTAGGAGTCTCTAGTCCCGTGAGGACTGCACCTCATCCTATGGCAATGTCTCTTCCATTTGTACATCATGGCAAAAATAAAGCTCTAGAGTTTGTGACTCGTCATCCTGTACCACATTGTCCATCGGTTGATTTGTATATTAATTCCCCCCAATGTGGTACATTGCATTCTGGTGTTGAATACAAATTTAATGTTTCGGCCTATGCCTGCCAGCCATCTACCTCCATTAGCAATACCAGATTAGCAATACAGACCCCGACGGGAAACATTGTGCGTTTAAGAGAAGAACGATCTGGAAATGgcgttatttttttcagcCTTTCCTTAACAATTAATGAAACAGGAGAATACAGAGCTTTAATTTTGGCTGAAAAGATAGGAAGATGGGTAGTCTATGCAACCTGGCAGGCGgtttaa